The nucleotide window TTTCAAGAGCTCCTGAATGACCAAAGCCGCCATGTCATCGGGGCGGATAGAGGAGAGGCTGCCGCCAAAGTTGCCGATGGGCGTACGGATTCCGTCCACTAAATAAGCCTGCTTCATATTGGTTATTCGCTGTCTAAAATCTGGTTGCTGGTGCGGTAGGCTGTGCCTTTGAACAAGGCCAGCAGCGTACCGTGCTGGTTGGTTAGGCGAATGTTATAGACGCCGACTTTGTGCTTGAGGCCTTCTTCCCGGGCTTCCACGGTAATAACGTCGCCGAGCTTGCCAGCTTCGAGATAGTCGATGGTGACGGTAAGGCCCACGCTCTGGCGGCCGTGGCTGTTGCAGGCGAAGGCAAACGCCGAATCAGCCGCCGAAAACGTGACGCCGCCGTGCAGGGCCGCAAAGCCGTTGAGCATGTCGGGGCGCACGGTGAAGTGCAGGCGGCAGTAGCCGGGCCCTACTTCGTCTACTTCCAAGCCGAGCAGCTTGCTGAAAGCATCGTTTTGGAGCATACGCTCCTTCACGGCTTCGGCCAGTTCGGTGCTAGCGGCTAAGGGCTGACTCATGCTGGAAAAACGTCTGGTTCTGGCGCACCATGCGGCGCAGCAAAGCGCTGGCGCGGTACCGGTCCTCGTGGTATTCGGCGTAGAGCTCGTCGAGCGTTTTGAGCACGTTTTCTAAGCCTAGTTCATCGGCCCAGGCGAGCAGACCTTTGGGGTAATTTACACCCTTGGTCATGGCCAGCTCCAGGTCTTCTTTGGAAGCGACGTTAAAGGCCAGCGCGTCCACGGCCTCGTTGATAAGCATGGCCAGCACCCGGTTTACGATGCTGCGGCCCAGGGTTTCGTCGCGGTTAGGCTCGGGCTGCACGGCACCTTCGGCGTAATTGTAGAAGCCCCGGCCTGACTTGCGACCGTAGTAGCCGGCCTCGAACAGACGCTTCTGGGTGAAAGACGGCTTGAAGCGCGGGTCGAAGAAAAAGGCGGTGAACACCGACTCCGTGACGCGGTAATTCACGTCGTGGCCGATGAAATCCATGAGGGTAAACGGGCCCATGCGGAAGCCACCCAGCTCAGTCAGAGCCCAGTCGATAGTAGACATGTCGGCAATACCTTCCTCCAGAATGCGGATAGCCTCGCCGTAGAAGGGCCGGGCCACGCGGTTGACGATAAAGCCCGGCGTGTCCTTGGTCAACACCGGCAGCTTGCCCCAGCTTTGTACCAAATCCCGCACTTCTTCGGCTAATCCTTCACGGGTTTGCACGGCCGGAATGACTTCCACCAACTGCATAACTGGGGCGGGGTTGAAGAAGTGGATGCCGATAAACCGCTCGGGCTTCTGGCAGGCAGCGGCAATGGAGGCAATGGACAGGGAAGACGTGTTAGAAGCCAGGATACAGGTGTCGGGTACCAGCATTTCCACTTCCCGGAACAGCTGCTGCTTTACGGCCAGGTCTTCCACAATGGCTTCGAGCACCAATTCGCAGTCGTTGAAGGCGTCAATGTCTTGGGTCAGGTGCAGGCGGCTGAAGATGTCGGCGGAAGTTTCGGCGGTCAACTTGCCCTTTTCGGTCAGTTTATCCAGGCTGCCTTGAATCGAGTTACCGGCGCGGTCGAGGGCCTGGCGGTTCTGGTCGAGCAGGCGCACCATGTGGCCGGCGGTGGCTACCACCTGCGCAATTCCCGCGCCCATGGCGCCGCTGCCGATAATTCCGATGATCATGTCTAGAGGTGAGATGGTGAAATGGTGAACTAGTGAGTTTGATGTTCTGGTGGCGCAGTTCGGCGCAGATGGCGCAAATAGAACGACAACTCACCATCTCACCACCTCACTATCTCACCTTAAGCGTGGCATTTGAAGTAATCAAAGGGCTCGTGGCAGTCGTCGCACTGGTAGTGGGCTTTGCAGGCCGTAGAGCCGAACTGGCTGATGAGGTGGGTGTGCTCAGACTTGCAGAGCGGGCAGCGCACGGCCGTGTCTTTGCCAAAGAGGTTGAGCATGTGGCCGGTGGCGGTGCCATCCACGGGCGGAGCTATGCCGTAGGCTTCGAGCTTTTCGCGACCGGCCTGGCTCATCCAGTCGGTGGTCCAGGCGGGGCTGAGCTGGTTGTGAATAGTCACCTGGGTGATGCCCTCAGCCAGCAGCCGCAGCCGAATTTCGGTGGCAATGGTGTTCATGGCCGGGCAGCCGGAGTACGTCGGCGTGATGCTGACCGTGACCTGCTGGCCTTGCACCTGCACGCCGCGCACGATGCCCAGGTCCAGAATGCTGAGCACGGGCACCTCGGGGTCCGACACTTCTTCCAGCAGCTGCCAGATGCGTTCCTCGGTGGGCGCGGTGCTTACCATTGCAGGCCGGGGTAGGTGCGTTGCATGTACTGCAGCTCGGCTAGAATATAGCCCAGGTGCTCGGTGTGGCGGCCTTCCTTGCCGCCGGTCATCATGAACACGCCCTGGGGCACGGGCACGGTGGCTTCCTGGAACACGTGCTCCAGGTGGGCTTCCATGGCGGGCAGCAGGGCGGCGTAATCGGGAATGATGCCGGCGGCCTGCAATGCCTGCTCGGTGGTGGTGGCCTTGGTCAGCTCGCCCGAGTAGCGCCAGAGGGTATCCAGTGCTTTTTCGAGGCGCTTGCGGCTTTCCTCCGTACCGTCGCCCAGGCGAATCATCCACTCCGAACTCCACTTCAGGTGGTAGGCGGCTTCTTTCACGGCCTTTTCGGCAATGGCGGCCAGGCGCTCATCGGGGCTGTTTTTCAGCTCCCGCAGGAAGTGGTAGTGGAAGTTGTCGAACAGGAACTGTCGGGTGACGGTGTCGCCGAAGTCGCCATTGGGCTGCTCCACCAGCAGCGGGTTTTTGTACTCCACAGCTAGGCGCAGAAAGGCCAAATCGTCCTCGGTTCGGCCCTGGCCTCCCAGTTCGGCGGCGTACTGGTAGAGGCTGCGGGTTTCGCCCAGCAGGTCGAGGGCAATGTTGGCCATGGCCAGATCCTGCTCCAGCACAGGGCCGTGCCCGCACCATTCCGAGAGGCGGTGGCCCAAAATCAGGCTGGTATCGGCCAGCTGCAGCACGTACTGAAACAGCTGCTGCCGCAGTTCGGGCGAGTACGAGTTCAGGGCGGCGGTTTCGGAAGGGGCAACTTGCATAGCGGGCGGAGGGTTAAGACGGGAAAGGTCGGCGCAGCGAGGCCGACAGCTTACATGTGCTTGATGGAGTCCGGGACCTGGTAGAAGGTCGGGTGCCGGTACACTTTGTCGTTGGCCGGGTCGTAGAAGGCCTCGGCGTCGTCGGGGTTGGAGGCGTGCACGTGCTTGCTTTCCACGACCCAGATGCTGATGCCTTCGAGGCGGCGGGTGTACACGTCGCGGGCGTTCTGGATGGCCATGGTAGCGTCGGCGGCGTGTAGGCTGCCCACGTGCTTATGGTCGAGGCCCTGCTTGCTGCGGATGAAAACTTCCCACAGCGGCCATTCGGATTGGTTCATTGTGCTTGGTGCGCCTCACCCCTAGCCCCTCTCCGAAAAGGAGAGGGGAACTAGCTCTAGCAAGCTAAGCTAGAAACTAGTTTTAGTTCGGGGCAGGCTCAATTTTAGAGTTAAAACTAAAAGCTAGTTCCCCTCTCTTGCGAAGAGGGGCAAGGGGTGAGGCGACTACGCGGCTTGGGTTGCGGCGCGCTCGGCGCGTTTCTTGGCGTGAGCCAGGGCGGCTTCGCGCACCCAGGCGCCTTCCTCGTGGGCTTTTACCCGGGCCCCGAGGCGGTCCTTGTTGCACATGCCGTTGCCTTTCACCACGTTCCAGAATTCCTCCCAGTTCACGTCGCCGAAGTCGTAGCCTTTCTTGGTTTCATTCCACTTCAGCTCGGGGTCGGGCACGGTGAGGCCCAGGAACTCAGCCTGGGGCACCATCATGTCCACAAATTTCTGACGCAGCTCGTCGTTGGTGAAGCGCTTAATGCGCCACTTCATGCTTTGCTCGGTGTTGGGCGAGTCAGCGTCTTTGGGGCCGAACATCATCAGCGTGGGCCACCACCAGCGGTTTAGGGCTTCCTGGGCCATGGCCTTCTGCTCGGGCGCGCCTTCGCACAGGGTCTGCATGATTTCGAAGCCCTGGCGCTGGTGGAAGCTTTCTTCCTTGCATACGCGCACCATGGCGCGGGCGTAGGGGCCATACGACGTGCGGCACAGCGGCACCTGGTTTAGAATGGCGGCACCATCTACGAGCCAGCCCACGGTGCCCATATCGGCCCAGGAGAGGGTGGGGTAGTTGAAAATGCTGGAATACTTGGCTTTACCCGAGTGCAGGTCAGCCAGCATCTGGTCGCGGGAGGCGCCCAGGGTTTCGGCGGCCGAGTAGAGGTAGAGGCCGTGGCCTGCTTCGTCCTGCACTTTGCTCAGCAGAATGGACTTGCGCTTCAGCGAAGGGGCGCGGGTAATCCAGTTGCCTTCCGGCAGCATGCCGACCAGCTCGGAGTGCGCGTGCTGGGAAATTTGCCGGATCAGCGTCTTGCGGTACGCATCGGGCATCCAGTCCTTGGGCTCAATACGAACGTCCGCGTCAATGCGGGCCTGAAACTGCTCTTCGAGGTTGATTTCTACCGTTTCCATGCGCTTTCAACAAAGTTTAACTAACATTCGTTAGTTAAAAGTAAGAAAAATATCGGGTTTAGGTAATTCTGTGTGCTGGGAGGGCGACGAATGAAAGTCTACTGATCGAAATCCACCTTGACTTTTTCCGAGGTAGGGCGGGCCTGGCAGGAAAGGACGTAACCTTTAGCTACTTCGGTGTCGGAGAGGGAGTAGTTGACGTCCATTTCCACCTGGCCTTCCACCACCCGGCAGCGGCAGGTGCTGCACATGCCGTTTTTGCAGGAGTAGGGTGCGTCCACGCCGGTTTCGAGCAGGGCGTCGAGGATGGTGTTGCCGTAGTACGACATTTCCAGGATGCGGGTGTTACCGTCGAGCTGCACGGTGACCTGGCTGTGCTTGTCGTCTTCACCGGCGGGGCGCACTTTGGCCGGGCCGGCCTGGGTTTTGCCGCCGCCCGCGGTGCCGAACATTTCGAAGTGAATCTTCTCGGGGGCCACGCCGGCGCTGGTTAGGGCGGCTTTTACGCCCAGAATCATTTCCTCGGGGCCGCAGATAAAGCACTCGTCAATCTGGGCGGCAGGCAGGATTTTCTGCAGGAACAGCTCGGTTTTGGGCTGGTCGATGCGGCCGAAGAGCAGGTCAGTGTCGCCCTGTTCCCGGCTCAGGATGTGGTACACGCTCAGGCGCTTGAGGAACTTGTTCTTAAGCGCCTCAATGCCTTCCTTGAAGATGATGGAGTTGCGGCCCCGGTTGCCGTAAATGAGCGTGACGCGGCTCTGGGGCTCGGTCAGCAGCACGGTTTTGATGATGCTGAAGACGGGCGTAATGCCGCTGCCGGCGGCAAACATGACGTAGTGCTTGGCTTGCTCGGGGTGGAGCTCGGTATAGAAGTGGCCGGCGGGCGGCATTACGTCCAGCTCTTCGCCGACCTTGAACGTATCCACGGCCGAGGAGGAAAACCGGCCTTCGGGCACTTTCTTAATGGCCACCTGCCACTCGTTTTCCAGCGGACTGCTACAAATCGAGTAGGAGCGGCGCAGCTCTTCGCCGTTGTGCTCCCGCCGGAAGGTCAGGTACTGGCCCTGGGTGAAGCGGAAGGTGTCGCGCAGGTCCTCGGGCACGTCCAACGATACCACCACGCTGTCGGGCGTTTCCTTTTCGATGCGCTTGATGCGGACTTTATGAAATCGACTCATTCGATGTTTAGTTGTTCGTAGTCAGGTTTTGATAGTAGTCCTGGCTGATAAAAAGCAAAACCACCATCCAGAAACCAGCACTTATTTGGCCAAGCCGTTGAGCAGGATGGTCATGATGTTTTCTTCCAGCTCCTCGGCCGAAATGCCCCGACCGGGACGGTACCAGAGCTCCACCCAGCGCACAGCCGAGAGAATCGTGAACAAGGCCACCGACACGTTCATGGGCTGAAACTCGCCGGCGGCTATACCTTGCTCAATGAGCTCGGCAAAACCTTTTTCGTAAGCTTTGCGGGCTTCCTTGAATTGCTGCAGCTTGTCGTCGCTGAGGTACTTCCAGTCGTTGTTGGCCACGGATACGGCCGCTCCGTCCTCAATCATCAGCCGCACATGGAGCTGAATCAGGGCCTTGAGCTTGTCGACGTAAGACACCGGCAGCTGCTCAATCTCTCGCAGCTGGGAGATATAGGTGTTTGAAACGTGAAAGCAGATGCTTTCCAGAATATCGTCCTTGGAGCTGATGTGGTTATACATGCTGGCCGCTTCCATGCCCACCTGGGAGCCCAGGTCGCGCATGGAGGTACCGCTAAAGCCCTTGGCTTTGAAGAGCTTGGCGGCTTCTTCCAGAATTACCTGCCGTTTGTTGGTTTTAACTTTTTTAGCCATTCAGCTTACAGAAAATAAGGCGTGCTAGAAAGGGCGGGCGGGGTTGGGTGGGTAAAGCTAGAAGAAGCGCAGCATTTGTACGGAATGAATTTAGGCCAGATTGCGCAGGTCCCGCACCTTGCTGAGCTTGCCGCCCTCACTGCGCGGCAGCTCCCCGAAGCCCAGCAGCTGTACTTGCATACTGAGGCCAATGTTGTCCTTGATTTTCTTAGCCAGAGAGCCTTGCAGCGTCCGCAGGCACTCATGCTGCTCCAGAGCCGCCGTACTTACCGTACTCAGCTCCAGGCTGCGCATAAGCTCTGGGCTGATTTCCACGCTAACGGCCACCTCATCCAGGCTGCCGCAGCGGGAGGCCACCACCTGGTAAAACGGACTCACGTGCTCCAGTTCCTGCAGAATAGCCTCGACCTGGGTGGGAAAGAAGTTGACGCCGCGGATAATGAGCATATCGTCGGCCCGGCCGCGAATGGGACCCATTTTCACGTGGGTGCGGCTCCGCGACTCGCCGTAGTAGATATTGGTAATGTCGTTGGTCCAGTAGCGCAGAATGGGCATGGCCTTCTTAGTGAGCGTCGTAAACACCAGCACGCCCAACTCGCCCTCGGCCACCGGCTCCCCGGTATCCTTGTCGACAACCTCGGGAAAGAAATGGTCTTCCCAGATGTAGCTGCCCGTGCCCCGCTCCGTCACGTCCTCCTGCGACACGCCCGGCCCCATGATTTCGCTCAGGCCATAAATGTTCGTAGCCTGCACCCGCAGGCCGGTTTCGACCTGTTGGCGGATGGTTTCCGTCCAGGGCTCGGCCCCGAGGGCGGCATATTGCAGGTTGAGGGCGTCGAGCGGAATGCCGCGGCGCTGCATTTCCTCGGCCAATACCTGGGCGTAGGAAGGCGTGGCGCACAGAATTTCGGGTTGGAAGTCTTGCAGCAACTGCAGCTGTCGGTCGGTGCCGCCGCCCGACACGGGAATTACGGTGAGGCCCAGCTTTTCGGCCCCGTAGTGAATGCCCAGGCCGCCCGTAAACAGGCCGTAGCCGTAGGCATTCTGCAGCTTCATGCCCGGCCGGCAACCCGCCGCGGCCAGGGAGCGGGCCACTACCTCGGCAAAAATGCTCAGGTCTTCGGCGGTGTAGCCTACCACCGTGGCCTTGCCGGTAGTACCGCTGGAGCAGTGCAGGCGGGCCACTTCGGGCTGGGGCACGGCAAACAGACCGAAGGGGTAATTGTCGCGAAAGTCGGTTTTGCGGGTAAAGCCCAGCTTAGTGATATCCGCTAGGCCTTTAAAGGAAGACGGGTGGATGCCCAAGGCCTCCAGCTTCGCCTTGTAGAAAGGC belongs to Hymenobacter cellulosilyticus and includes:
- the paaI gene encoding hydroxyphenylacetyl-CoA thioesterase PaaI; the encoded protein is MSQPLAASTELAEAVKERMLQNDAFSKLLGLEVDEVGPGYCRLHFTVRPDMLNGFAALHGGVTFSAADSAFAFACNSHGRQSVGLTVTIDYLEAGKLGDVITVEAREEGLKHKVGVYNIRLTNQHGTLLALFKGTAYRTSNQILDSE
- a CDS encoding 3-hydroxyacyl-CoA dehydrogenase NAD-binding domain-containing protein, which gives rise to MIIGIIGSGAMGAGIAQVVATAGHMVRLLDQNRQALDRAGNSIQGSLDKLTEKGKLTAETSADIFSRLHLTQDIDAFNDCELVLEAIVEDLAVKQQLFREVEMLVPDTCILASNTSSLSIASIAAACQKPERFIGIHFFNPAPVMQLVEVIPAVQTREGLAEEVRDLVQSWGKLPVLTKDTPGFIVNRVARPFYGEAIRILEEGIADMSTIDWALTELGGFRMGPFTLMDFIGHDVNYRVTESVFTAFFFDPRFKPSFTQKRLFEAGYYGRKSGRGFYNYAEGAVQPEPNRDETLGRSIVNRVLAMLINEAVDALAFNVASKEDLELAMTKGVNYPKGLLAWADELGLENVLKTLDELYAEYHEDRYRASALLRRMVRQNQTFFQHESALSR
- the paaD gene encoding 1,2-phenylacetyl-CoA epoxidase subunit PaaD, whose product is MVSTAPTEERIWQLLEEVSDPEVPVLSILDLGIVRGVQVQGQQVTVSITPTYSGCPAMNTIATEIRLRLLAEGITQVTIHNQLSPAWTTDWMSQAGREKLEAYGIAPPVDGTATGHMLNLFGKDTAVRCPLCKSEHTHLISQFGSTACKAHYQCDDCHEPFDYFKCHA
- the paaC gene encoding 1,2-phenylacetyl-CoA epoxidase subunit PaaC, with the protein product MQVAPSETAALNSYSPELRQQLFQYVLQLADTSLILGHRLSEWCGHGPVLEQDLAMANIALDLLGETRSLYQYAAELGGQGRTEDDLAFLRLAVEYKNPLLVEQPNGDFGDTVTRQFLFDNFHYHFLRELKNSPDERLAAIAEKAVKEAAYHLKWSSEWMIRLGDGTEESRKRLEKALDTLWRYSGELTKATTTEQALQAAGIIPDYAALLPAMEAHLEHVFQEATVPVPQGVFMMTGGKEGRHTEHLGYILAELQYMQRTYPGLQW
- the paaB gene encoding 1,2-phenylacetyl-CoA epoxidase subunit PaaB; translated protein: MNQSEWPLWEVFIRSKQGLDHKHVGSLHAADATMAIQNARDVYTRRLEGISIWVVESKHVHASNPDDAEAFYDPANDKVYRHPTFYQVPDSIKHM
- the paaA gene encoding 1,2-phenylacetyl-CoA epoxidase subunit PaaA, translating into METVEINLEEQFQARIDADVRIEPKDWMPDAYRKTLIRQISQHAHSELVGMLPEGNWITRAPSLKRKSILLSKVQDEAGHGLYLYSAAETLGASRDQMLADLHSGKAKYSSIFNYPTLSWADMGTVGWLVDGAAILNQVPLCRTSYGPYARAMVRVCKEESFHQRQGFEIMQTLCEGAPEQKAMAQEALNRWWWPTLMMFGPKDADSPNTEQSMKWRIKRFTNDELRQKFVDMMVPQAEFLGLTVPDPELKWNETKKGYDFGDVNWEEFWNVVKGNGMCNKDRLGARVKAHEEGAWVREAALAHAKKRAERAATQAA
- the paaE gene encoding 1,2-phenylacetyl-CoA epoxidase subunit PaaE; amino-acid sequence: MSRFHKVRIKRIEKETPDSVVVSLDVPEDLRDTFRFTQGQYLTFRREHNGEELRRSYSICSSPLENEWQVAIKKVPEGRFSSSAVDTFKVGEELDVMPPAGHFYTELHPEQAKHYVMFAAGSGITPVFSIIKTVLLTEPQSRVTLIYGNRGRNSIIFKEGIEALKNKFLKRLSVYHILSREQGDTDLLFGRIDQPKTELFLQKILPAAQIDECFICGPEEMILGVKAALTSAGVAPEKIHFEMFGTAGGGKTQAGPAKVRPAGEDDKHSQVTVQLDGNTRILEMSYYGNTILDALLETGVDAPYSCKNGMCSTCRCRVVEGQVEMDVNYSLSDTEVAKGYVLSCQARPTSEKVKVDFDQ
- a CDS encoding TetR/AcrR family transcriptional regulator, translating into MAKKVKTNKRQVILEEAAKLFKAKGFSGTSMRDLGSQVGMEAASMYNHISSKDDILESICFHVSNTYISQLREIEQLPVSYVDKLKALIQLHVRLMIEDGAAVSVANNDWKYLSDDKLQQFKEARKAYEKGFAELIEQGIAAGEFQPMNVSVALFTILSAVRWVELWYRPGRGISAEELEENIMTILLNGLAK
- a CDS encoding phenylacetate--CoA ligase family protein, with product MLFQPEIERMPLAQLRELQNARLRQQVEYVYHRVPFYKAKLEALGIHPSSFKGLADITKLGFTRKTDFRDNYPFGLFAVPQPEVARLHCSSGTTGKATVVGYTAEDLSIFAEVVARSLAAAGCRPGMKLQNAYGYGLFTGGLGIHYGAEKLGLTVIPVSGGGTDRQLQLLQDFQPEILCATPSYAQVLAEEMQRRGIPLDALNLQYAALGAEPWTETIRQQVETGLRVQATNIYGLSEIMGPGVSQEDVTERGTGSYIWEDHFFPEVVDKDTGEPVAEGELGVLVFTTLTKKAMPILRYWTNDITNIYYGESRSRTHVKMGPIRGRADDMLIIRGVNFFPTQVEAILQELEHVSPFYQVVASRCGSLDEVAVSVEISPELMRSLELSTVSTAALEQHECLRTLQGSLAKKIKDNIGLSMQVQLLGFGELPRSEGGKLSKVRDLRNLA